From one Hypanus sabinus isolate sHypSab1 unplaced genomic scaffold, sHypSab1.hap1 scaffold_349, whole genome shotgun sequence genomic stretch:
- the LOC132388554 gene encoding zinc finger protein 585A-like, with product MAHQRVHTRGRPFTCTVCGKGFTASSNLLRHQRVHTGEKPFTCSDCGKRFTQSSNLQSHQQVHTGEKPFTCSDCGKSFTRSSRLLAHQSVHTGEKPFTCSVCGKGFIQSSHLLRHQRVHTGEKPFTCSVCGKGFTQSSHLQSHQRVHTGEKPFTCSVCGKGFTQSSHLLRHQRVHTGERPFTCSVCQKGFTDSSALQSHQRVHTGERPFTCSVCGKGFTDSSALQSHQRVHTGERPFTFSVCGKGFTHSSHVQNHQRVHTGERPFTCSVCGKGFIQSSDLQRHQRVHTGERPFTCSVCGKGFTESSTLQRHQRVHTGEKPFTCSVCGKRFTDSSHRQSHQRVHTGERPFTCSDCGKSFTRSSQLLAHQSVHTGVKPYTCSVCGKGFTLSSTLLVHQRVHTGEKPFTCSDCGKGFTHSFSLQSHLRVHTGEKPFTCSDCGKRFTRSSHLQSHQRVHNGEKPFICSVCGKEFTQSSHLQSHQRVHTGEKPVNCSDCGKSFTRSSQLLAHQSVHIGVKPYTCSVCGKGFTQASTLLVHQRVHTGEKPFTCPDCG from the coding sequence atggcacaccagcgtgttcacacgAGGgggcggccattcacctgcacagtctgtgggaagggattcactgcatcatccaacctactgagacatcagcgagttcacactggggagaagccattcacctgctcagactgtgggaagagattcactcagtcatccaacctacagagtcatcagcaagttcacactggggagaagccattcacctgctcagactgtgggaagagtttcactcggtcatcccgactactggcacaccagtcagttcataccggggagaagccattcacctgctcagtctgtgggaaggggttcattcagtcatcccacctactgagacatcagcgagttcacactggggagaagccattcacctgctcagtctgtgggaagggattcactcagtcatcccacctacagagtcatcagcgagttcacactggggagaagccattcacctgctcagtctgtgggaagggattcactcagtcatcccacctactgagacatcagcgagttcacactggggagaggccgttcacctgctcagtctgtcagaagggattcactgattcatccgccctgcagagtcatcagcgagttcacactggggagaggccgttcacctgctcagtctgtgggaagggattcactgattcatccgccctgcagagtcatcagcgagttcacactggggagaggccattcaccttttctgtctgtgggaagggattcactcattcatcccatgtacagaatcatcagcgagttcacactggggagaggccattcacctgctcagtctgtgggaaggggttcattcagtcatctgacctgcagagacatcagagagttcacactggggagaggccgttcacctgctcagtctgtgggaagggattcactgagtcatccaccctacagagacatcagagagttcacactggggagaagccgttcacctgttcagtctgtgggaagagattcactgattcatcccaccgacagagtcatcagcgagttcacactggagagaggcccttcacttgctcagactgtgggaagagtttcactcggtcatcccaactactggcacaccagtcagttcatactggggtgaagccatacacctgctcagtctgtgggaagggattcactctgtcatcaaccctactggtacatcagagagtgcacactggggagaagccattcacctgctcagactgtgggaagggattcactcattcattcagcctacagagtcatctgcgagttcacactggggagaagccattcacctgctcagactgtgggaagagattcactcggtcatcccacctacagagtcaccagcgagttcacaatggggagaaaccgttcatctgctcagtctgtgggaaggaattcactcagtcatcccacctacagagtcatcagcgagttcacactggggagaagccggtcaactgctcagactgtgggaagagtttcactcggtcatcccaactactggcacaccagtcagttcatattGGGGTGAAGCcatacacctgctcagtctgtgggaagggattcactcaggcatcgaccctactggtacatcagcgagtgcacactggggagaagccgttcacctgcccaGACTGTGGGTAG